Proteins from one Bacteroides mediterraneensis genomic window:
- the nifJ gene encoding pyruvate:ferredoxin (flavodoxin) oxidoreductase, which translates to MTKQKKFITCDGNEAAAHISYMFTEVAAIYPITPSSTMAEHVDEWAAAGRKNIFGETVLVQEMQSEGGAAGAVHGSLQAGALTTTYTASQGLLLMIPNMYKIAGEFLPCVFHVSARTLASHALCIFGDHQDVMSCRQTGFAMLCEGSVQEVMDLAGVAHLSTIKSRVPFVNFFDGFRTSHEIQKIEKLDNEDLAPLIDQKALAEFRERALSPNKPVARGMAENPDHFFQHRESGNPYYEAVPAIVEEYMNEINKITGRNYGLFDYYGAEDAENIIIAMGSVTEATREAIDYLTAQGKKVGLVAVHLYRPFSAKHFLAKVPKTVKRIAVLDRTKEPGANGEPLYLDVKDVFYGQENAPLIVGGRYGLGSKDTTPAQILSVYENLELPMPKDHFTIGIVDDVTFTSLPQKEEIALGAEGVFEAKFYGLGADGTVGANKNSVKIIGDNTDKYCQAYFSYDSKKSGGFTCSHLRFGNHPIHSTYLVTTPNFVACHVQAYLHMYDVTRGLRKNGTFLLNTIWEGEELAKNLPNKVKKYFAENNITVYYINATQIAQEIGLGNRTNTILQSAFFRITGVIPVDLAVEQMKKFIVKSYGKKGEDVVNKNYAAVDRGGEYKQLTVDPAWANLEVEAAAANNDPAFINEVVRPINAQDGDLLPVSAFKGIEDGTWHQGTAKYEKRGVAAFVPEWNPENCIQCNKCAYVCPHAAIRPFVLDAEEQKGANFPMLKAVGKQFDGMTFRVQVDVLDCLGCGNCADVCPGNPKKGGKALTMKHLESQLPEAANWTYCSENVKSKQHLVDIKANVKNSQFATPLFEFSGACSGCGETPYVKLISQLFGDREMVANATGCSSIYSGSVPSTPYTTNEKGQGPAWANSLFEDFCEFGLGMELANKKLRNRLEDAMKAAIAAEGTPAEYKEAFQEWIDGRNDADKSKAAAEKIIPMVEAAKDKCEYCATIAEFKDYLIKRSQWIIGGDGASYDIGYGGLDHVIASGEDVNILVLDTEVYSNTGGQSSKATPLGAIAKFAASGKRVRKKDLGLIATTYGYVYVAQIAMGADQAQTLKAIREAEAYPGPSLVIAYAPCINHGLKAGMGKSQAEEAKAVECGYWHLWRFNPALEDEGKNPFSLDSKEPNWDNFQDYLKGEVRFASVMKQYPTEAADLFDACEKMAKKRYDSYKRMAAMDWSNEKAE; encoded by the coding sequence ATGACTAAACAAAAAAAATTCATCACTTGTGATGGTAACGAAGCTGCTGCTCATATTTCGTACATGTTTACGGAAGTAGCTGCTATCTACCCTATCACTCCGTCATCTACTATGGCTGAACATGTAGATGAATGGGCTGCCGCAGGTCGTAAAAACATCTTCGGCGAAACTGTATTGGTTCAGGAAATGCAATCTGAAGGAGGTGCTGCCGGTGCAGTACACGGTTCTCTTCAGGCTGGTGCATTGACAACTACTTATACTGCTTCTCAGGGTCTTCTGCTGATGATCCCTAATATGTACAAAATCGCAGGTGAATTCTTGCCTTGCGTATTCCATGTTTCTGCACGTACACTGGCTTCTCACGCACTGTGTATCTTCGGTGACCATCAGGATGTGATGTCTTGCCGTCAGACAGGCTTCGCTATGCTGTGTGAAGGTTCTGTACAGGAAGTTATGGATTTGGCGGGTGTAGCTCACTTGTCTACAATTAAATCACGTGTACCGTTCGTTAACTTCTTCGACGGTTTCCGTACTTCTCACGAAATCCAGAAGATTGAAAAACTGGACAACGAAGATTTGGCTCCGCTTATCGACCAGAAAGCATTGGCTGAATTCCGCGAACGTGCCCTCAGTCCTAACAAACCGGTTGCACGCGGTATGGCTGAAAACCCGGATCACTTCTTCCAGCACAGAGAATCAGGTAATCCTTACTATGAGGCAGTTCCTGCAATCGTAGAAGAATATATGAACGAAATCAACAAGATCACAGGACGTAACTACGGTCTGTTCGACTACTATGGTGCAGAAGACGCAGAAAACATCATCATCGCCATGGGTTCTGTGACAGAAGCTACTCGCGAAGCTATTGATTACCTGACTGCTCAGGGCAAGAAAGTAGGTTTGGTAGCCGTTCATTTGTATCGTCCGTTCTCTGCTAAGCACTTCTTGGCTAAGGTGCCTAAGACCGTAAAACGTATTGCTGTTCTTGACCGTACAAAAGAACCGGGTGCAAACGGCGAACCGCTGTATCTGGATGTAAAAGACGTATTCTACGGACAGGAAAACGCTCCGTTGATTGTAGGAGGTCGTTACGGTCTGGGTTCAAAGGATACTACTCCGGCTCAGATTCTGTCAGTATACGAAAACCTGGAACTCCCGATGCCGAAAGACCACTTCACTATTGGTATTGTGGATGACGTGACTTTCACTTCTCTGCCTCAGAAAGAAGAAATTGCCCTCGGTGCAGAAGGTGTATTCGAAGCTAAGTTCTATGGTCTGGGTGCTGACGGTACAGTTGGTGCCAACAAGAACTCTGTAAAAATCATCGGTGACAACACAGATAAATACTGCCAGGCTTACTTCTCATACGACTCTAAGAAATCTGGTGGTTTCACTTGTTCTCACCTGCGTTTCGGCAATCACCCGATTCACTCTACTTATCTGGTAACCACTCCGAACTTCGTAGCTTGCCACGTTCAGGCTTACTTGCACATGTACGATGTAACCCGTGGTCTGCGCAAGAACGGTACTTTCCTGTTGAACACTATCTGGGAAGGTGAAGAACTGGCTAAGAACCTGCCGAACAAGGTAAAGAAATATTTCGCAGAAAACAACATCACTGTTTACTATATCAACGCCACTCAGATTGCTCAGGAAATTGGTCTGGGTAACCGTACCAACACTATCCTGCAGTCTGCATTCTTCCGTATCACAGGCGTTATTCCTGTAGACTTGGCTGTAGAACAGATGAAGAAGTTCATCGTGAAGTCTTACGGCAAGAAGGGTGAAGACGTAGTCAACAAGAACTACGCAGCCGTTGACCGTGGTGGTGAATACAAACAGCTGACTGTAGACCCGGCTTGGGCTAACCTGGAAGTGGAAGCTGCTGCTGCCAACAACGATCCTGCATTCATCAACGAAGTTGTTCGTCCAATCAATGCGCAGGATGGCGACTTGCTGCCGGTATCTGCATTCAAGGGTATCGAAGACGGTACATGGCATCAGGGAACAGCTAAATACGAAAAACGTGGTGTAGCTGCATTCGTTCCGGAATGGAATCCTGAAAACTGTATCCAGTGTAACAAGTGTGCATACGTTTGTCCTCACGCTGCTATCCGTCCGTTCGTACTCGATGCAGAAGAACAGAAGGGTGCAAACTTCCCGATGCTGAAGGCTGTCGGCAAACAGTTCGACGGTATGACCTTCCGCGTACAGGTAGACGTACTCGACTGTCTGGGTTGCGGTAACTGTGCCGATGTATGTCCGGGCAACCCGAAGAAGGGTGGCAAGGCTTTGACTATGAAACATCTGGAAAGCCAGCTGCCTGAAGCTGCCAACTGGACTTACTGTTCAGAGAATGTGAAGTCTAAACAGCACTTGGTAGACATCAAAGCTAATGTGAAGAACTCTCAGTTCGCTACTCCGTTGTTCGAGTTCTCTGGAGCTTGCTCTGGTTGTGGTGAAACTCCGTACGTAAAACTGATTTCTCAGTTGTTCGGTGACCGTGAAATGGTAGCAAACGCTACTGGATGTTCTTCTATCTACTCTGGTTCTGTTCCTTCAACTCCGTACACTACCAACGAAAAAGGTCAGGGTCCTGCTTGGGCTAACTCATTGTTCGAAGACTTCTGTGAATTCGGTTTGGGTATGGAATTGGCCAACAAGAAACTGCGTAACCGTTTGGAAGATGCCATGAAAGCTGCGATTGCCGCTGAAGGAACTCCGGCTGAATACAAGGAAGCATTCCAGGAATGGATTGACGGACGCAACGATGCAGACAAGAGCAAAGCTGCTGCTGAAAAGATTATCCCGATGGTAGAAGCTGCAAAAGACAAATGCGAATACTGCGCTACTATCGCTGAATTCAAAGATTACCTGATCAAACGTTCACAGTGGATTATCGGTGGTGATGGTGCTTCTTACGATATCGGTTACGGAGGTTTGGATCACGTCATCGCTTCTGGCGAAGATGTAAACATCCTCGTACTGGATACAGAAGTTTACTCTAACACAGGTGGTCAGTCTTCTAAGGCTACTCCGCTAGGTGCTATCGCTAAATTTGCTGCTTCTGGTAAGCGTGTACGCAAGAAAGACCTGGGTCTGATTGCAACTACTTACGGTTATGTATATGTAGCTCAGATTGCGATGGGTGCTGACCAGGCTCAGACATTGAAAGCCATCCGTGAAGCTGAAGCATATCCTGGACCGTCATTGGTTATCGCATACGCTCCATGTATCAACCACGGTTTGAAAGCTGGTATGGGCAAATCTCAGGCTGAAGAAGCAAAAGCTGTAGAATGCGGCTACTGGCACTTGTGGCGCTTCAACCCGGCTTTGGAAGACGAAGGTAAGAATCCGTTCTCACTCGACTCTAAAGAACCGAACTGGGATAACTTCCAGGATTACCTGAAAGGTGAAGTCCGTTTCGCATCTGTAATGAAACAGTATCCAACCGAAGCTGCTGACTTGTTCGACGCTTGTGAAAAGATGGCCAAGAAACGTTACGATTCATACAAACGTATGGCTGCAATGGACTGGAGCAACGAAAAAGCTGAATAA
- a CDS encoding ATP-binding protein, producing MEAFYRTHSYLVEHTNAPVRRDLMDEIDWNDRLIGIKGTRGVGKTTFLLQYAKEKFGTDRSCLFVNMNNFYFSKYSLVDFAGEFVKRGGKVLLIDQVFKLPNWSHDLRTCYERYPQLKIVFTGSSVMRLKDENPELNGIVKSYNLRGFSFREFLNLQTGNHFSSYTLDEILHNHEHIVKTILPHINPLNYFQDYIHHGFYPFFLEKRNFSENLLKTMNMMIEVDILLIKQIELKYLSKIKKLLYLLAVDGPVAPNVSQLASEIQTSRATVMNYIKYLADSRLINMVYPKGENFPKKPAKIMMHNTNLMYSIYPVKVEEQDVLETFFVNTLWKDHKVNKGEKGTSFVVDDALHFRICGEGSKYKSNPNIYYAMHKMEIGHGDQIPLWLFGFLY from the coding sequence ATGGAAGCATTTTACAGAACACATAGCTATTTGGTAGAACATACCAATGCCCCTGTACGTCGTGACCTGATGGACGAGATTGACTGGAACGACCGACTGATTGGTATTAAAGGCACAAGAGGGGTAGGAAAAACCACCTTCCTTTTACAATATGCAAAAGAAAAATTCGGGACAGACCGCTCATGCTTGTTCGTAAACATGAATAATTTCTATTTTTCCAAGTACAGTCTGGTAGATTTTGCTGGAGAATTCGTCAAACGGGGAGGAAAAGTATTACTTATTGACCAGGTATTCAAGCTTCCCAACTGGAGCCACGACCTACGTACCTGTTATGAACGGTATCCACAACTCAAAATCGTGTTTACCGGTTCTTCAGTTATGCGACTGAAAGATGAAAATCCGGAGCTGAACGGCATCGTCAAATCGTATAACCTGAGAGGGTTTTCGTTCCGTGAATTTCTGAATCTGCAAACAGGAAATCATTTTTCCTCTTATACACTTGATGAGATCCTGCATAACCACGAGCATATTGTAAAGACAATTCTACCGCACATTAATCCGCTCAATTATTTTCAGGACTATATCCATCATGGTTTCTACCCATTCTTCCTTGAAAAAAGAAACTTCTCCGAGAACCTGTTGAAAACCATGAATATGATGATTGAAGTAGACATTCTACTCATCAAACAAATTGAACTGAAATATCTGTCTAAAATCAAAAAATTACTATATTTGCTAGCTGTAGACGGACCGGTTGCGCCCAATGTGAGCCAACTGGCCAGTGAGATACAAACCTCACGAGCCACGGTCATGAACTATATTAAATACCTGGCAGATTCGAGGCTTATCAACATGGTTTATCCCAAAGGCGAAAACTTTCCTAAAAAACCGGCCAAAATCATGATGCATAACACGAATCTGATGTACAGCATCTATCCGGTAAAAGTAGAAGAGCAGGATGTACTGGAAACATTCTTTGTTAATACCTTATGGAAAGACCATAAAGTAAACAAAGGTGAAAAAGGAACCTCTTTTGTGGTAGACGACGCACTGCATTTCCGGATATGTGGAGAAGGTAGCAAATACAAAAGCAACCCGAACATATATTATGCGATGCATAAGATGGAAATAGGACATGGCGACCAGATACCTCTGTGGTTATTTGGCTTTTTATACTGA
- a CDS encoding amidophosphoribosyltransferase translates to METLKHECGVALIRLLKPLEYYQEKYGTWMYGLNKLYLLMEKQHNRGQEAAGLACVKLQANPGEEYMFRERGLGAGAITEIFNNVHQQYKDLTEEQLHDAEFAKKCLPFAGELYMGHLRYSTTGKSGISYVHPFLRRNNWRAKNLALCGNFNLTNVDEIFADITEAGQHPRKYADTYIMLEQVGHRLDREVERLYNQCKEEGLKGMDITHAIEDRIDLTNVLKTSSPKWDGGYVICGMTGSGEAFAVRDPWGIRPAFWYQDDEIMVLASERPVIQTVLNIPVESIHELMPGQALLVNKKGQLRLAQINKPGIPKPCSFERIYFSRGSDVDIYRERKKLGEMLTEPILSAVDHDIAHTVISFIPNTAEVAFYGMLQGLDNYLNRLKIKQIEALGHKPDHQELEKILSQRIRSEKVAIKDIKLRTFIAEGNTRNDLAAHVYDITYGSLVPREDNLVIIDDSIVRGTTLRQSIIGILDRLQPKKIVIVSSSPQVRYPDYYGIDMASMEQFIAFKAAIALLEERDMQHVIEYAYRKSKEQLTLPKEKMRNYVKEIYAPFTDEEISEKIAALLTPAGTRAKVQIVYQTLEGLHEACPNHPGDWYFSGDYPTPGGTKQVNKAFIEWVEENYQF, encoded by the coding sequence ATGGAAACATTAAAACATGAATGTGGAGTGGCCCTTATACGGCTTTTGAAACCACTGGAATATTATCAGGAAAAATATGGCACATGGATGTATGGCTTGAACAAGCTGTATTTGTTAATGGAGAAGCAACACAATAGAGGACAAGAAGCCGCAGGATTGGCCTGCGTGAAACTACAAGCGAATCCAGGCGAAGAATACATGTTCCGTGAAAGAGGATTAGGTGCCGGGGCTATTACAGAAATCTTCAACAACGTACATCAGCAATACAAAGATTTGACCGAAGAACAACTGCACGACGCCGAATTCGCCAAAAAGTGTTTACCTTTTGCCGGTGAACTTTATATGGGACATTTGCGCTATTCTACTACCGGAAAGAGTGGTATTTCGTATGTGCATCCGTTCCTTCGCCGCAACAACTGGCGGGCAAAGAACCTGGCACTGTGCGGCAACTTCAACCTGACCAACGTGGACGAAATATTTGCCGACATCACGGAAGCCGGACAGCATCCCCGCAAATATGCCGATACATATATCATGCTCGAACAAGTGGGACACCGCTTGGACAGAGAAGTAGAACGCCTCTACAACCAATGCAAAGAAGAAGGTCTGAAAGGCATGGATATCACGCACGCCATTGAAGACCGGATTGACCTGACAAACGTATTAAAGACATCTTCACCCAAATGGGACGGAGGATATGTAATCTGCGGAATGACAGGAAGCGGAGAAGCTTTTGCCGTACGCGACCCATGGGGTATCCGTCCGGCATTCTGGTATCAGGATGATGAGATTATGGTATTGGCATCCGAACGTCCGGTTATCCAGACTGTATTGAATATTCCGGTGGAAAGCATCCACGAACTGATGCCGGGACAAGCACTTTTAGTCAACAAAAAAGGACAGCTCCGTTTGGCACAAATCAACAAACCGGGTATCCCCAAACCTTGTTCGTTCGAACGAATCTATTTCAGTCGCGGAAGTGACGTCGACATCTATCGGGAGCGAAAAAAACTGGGTGAAATGCTGACAGAACCCATTCTTTCAGCTGTAGACCACGATATAGCCCATACGGTAATTTCTTTTATTCCCAACACGGCAGAAGTCGCTTTCTACGGAATGTTACAAGGGCTGGACAACTACCTGAACCGATTAAAAATCAAACAAATCGAGGCTTTAGGACATAAGCCTGACCATCAGGAACTGGAGAAAATCTTGTCGCAACGCATCCGAAGTGAAAAGGTTGCCATCAAAGATATCAAACTTCGTACCTTCATCGCCGAAGGCAATACGCGAAACGACTTGGCTGCACATGTGTACGACATTACTTATGGCAGCCTTGTGCCCCGTGAAGACAATCTGGTTATCATTGACGACAGTATTGTGCGCGGCACCACCTTAAGGCAAAGCATCATTGGTATCCTTGACCGTCTGCAACCGAAAAAAATAGTCATTGTCTCTTCTTCTCCTCAGGTCCGCTATCCGGACTATTATGGCATCGATATGGCCAGCATGGAGCAATTCATTGCTTTCAAAGCAGCCATTGCCCTACTGGAAGAACGCGACATGCAGCATGTCATTGAATATGCCTACCGAAAATCAAAAGAACAGCTGACCTTGCCGAAAGAAAAAATGCGCAACTACGTAAAGGAAATCTATGCACCTTTTACCGATGAAGAAATCTCTGAGAAAATTGCAGCGCTATTGACTCCTGCAGGCACACGGGCAAAAGTTCAAATCGTCTACCAAACACTGGAAGGCTTGCACGAAGCTTGTCCGAATCATCCGGGAGACTGGTACTTCAGCGGAGACTATCCAACTCCGGGAGGAACCAAACAAGTAAACAAAGCCTTCATTGAATGGGTAGAAGAAAATTATCAATTTTAA